The genomic segment TCAATTGAAGAAGTCTTAGATTTACTTGCCATAAGAGTGATTGTTAAAAATGAGCTAGATTGCTACAAAGTGCTTGGAATCTTGCATTTAAAATTTAAGCCTATTATGTCGCGCTTTAAGGATTATATTGCCCTACCTAAAGAAAATGGCTATCAAACAATTCATAGCACACTTTTTGATGATTCGGCTATTTTTGAAGTGCAGATTCGCACCGAGAATATGCATCGTAGCGCTGAATATGGAATTGCTGCTCATTGGATTTACAAAATTGGTGGAAATAGCGGACCTAGTCTTGATTGGCTTAACAAATTACAATTCCAAAACAATTCAGTTGAAGAGTTTTATGAGCTTGTTAAAAACGATCTTTATCGCGAAGACATTGTTGTCTTTTCGCCTGATGGAGATAACTATTCCTTGCCCATAGGTGCTGTAGCGCTTGATTTTGCATATGCGGTGCATACAGATATTGGGAATCGCGCCAAAGAAGCTTATGTTAATAACCAAAAAACTTCTCTTTTAACCACGCTAAAAAGCGGAGATATTGTTAAAATCATTACCGCAAAGGAAACTATTTTGCGTTGCTCTTGGATGGATGCAGTCAAAACTTCTCGCGCCAAAAATCAAATCCGTATTAATTGTGCTTCAAGAATCAAAGAAATCGAAAGGAAAAGCGCGATTAATATTATTGCAACCATTTTTGATAAAGGAGCTGAAGAGATTGAGGAATTTACCAAAGAAAGCGGACTAGATGAATCCATTCACAAAGCGACTACCGATATTGCTTTTTTAAAAGATATTAAAAATCGTATCAAAAACTATTACAAACAAAAGGCAGGATTTTTAACTCAAATTAAAATACGAATTCTAAAACTAAAAGAATTACATTTTGATAATCTTGTGATTCAAACTAATCACAATATCAATCAAGCGGTTTTTGATTATTGTTGCCACCCAAAATTTGGCGATGGCATTATCGCTTTTAAAAATGGCTCTAAAGCGTTTGTGCATCATAAGCTTTGTGATAGAGCTTATTTAGAGATTCAAAAAGGTGTGAAAATGCTTTATGTTAATTGGCTTGGAGACAGGCTGCAAACCTATAAGCTCATTGTAGCCTTAGAGAATCAAAAGGGGGTTTTAGCAAATTTCTTGCAATTTTTAGCAAAATGCGATATTAATGTTCTAGGCGTAGAGCTAGGCTCTCAAAAAAGCACCTATGCCACACATTGTGAAGTGCGTTTTGAATCGCATATTGCAGATGTTAAAGAATTAAAAAATTTATTTGGGAATCATTATAAAATTATTGATGTTTATGCACTCAAAGATGCGTATGCAAACTAAGGAGAAAAAATGAGCGTAGAATCGCAAATCAAAACTGCTTTAGCAGAAATCCAAAGAGGCACTCAAGAAATCATTGGATTAGAATATATTGAAAAACTCATAAGAGACTATTTTGAAAATGGAAAAACATTCAAAGTCAAAGCAGGATTTGATCCAACTGCGCCAGATTTGCACCTAGGGCACACCGTGCTTTTACAAAAACTTGCCACTTTTCAAAAATACGGCGGCATTGTGTGTTTTCTCATTGGTGATTTTACAGGAATGATTGGAGATCCAACAGGCAAAAGTGAAACTAGAAAACCTCTAAACAAAGAACAAGTCCTAGCCAATGCAAAAACTTATGAAGAGCAAGTTTATAAAGTGCTAGATTCTTCAAAAATGGAGATTGCCTTTAATTCAAAATGGCTTGATAGTCTAGGCACACGCGGAATGATTGAACTTGCAGCAAAATTTTCAGTTGCTAGAATGCTTGAGAGAGATGATTTTGAAAAACGCTTTAAGAATCAAAATCCCATTAGTATCGTAGAGTTTTTCTATCCCTTGTTGCAAGGCTATGATTCTGTGGCTTTAGAATGCGATATTGAATGCGGTGGAACAGATCAAAAATTCAATTTGCTTATGGGTAGGCATTTGCAAAGAGCTTATGGAATCCCAAAAGAACAATCAGTGGTTATGGTCCCCCTTTTAGAAGGCTTAGATGGTGTGCATAAGATGAGTAAAAGCTTGGGAAATTATGTTGGAATCACGCAAGAACCAAAAGAAATGTTTGGGCGGTTGTTAAGCATTTCAGATACGCTAATGTGGAGATATTATGAGCTTTTGAGCTCCAAAAGTCTAGCAGAAATCCAAAAAATTAAAGAAGGCGTAAAAAATGGGGTTTTACACCCAAAAACAGCAAAAGAAAATCTCGCACTAGAAATCATCGCGCGCTACTATGATGAGCAAAAAGCCAAAGAAGCCAAAGAGGAATTTGACAAAGTCTTTAGCAAAGATGAAATGCCAAGCCAAATGCCCACCTTTGAAAAAAGTAGCGGAATTTGGATAGCACAACTTATGAGCGAATGTGGCTTGTGTGCCTCAAACTCCGAAGCATTACGCCTTATTAAACAAGGTGGAGTGAAAATTGATGGACAAAAACTTGAAGATTCTAAATTAAATTTACAAACAGGCGAATATGTCATTCAAGCTGGAAAGAGAAAATTTGTCCGCGCAATCATCAAATAAAAAAGGGAATTTATGCTATCTAAACCACAATTAAAGCCTTTAAAAATCGGAAAATACACGATTCCATTCCCCATTATTCAGGGTGGAATGGGAGTTGGAATTAGCTGGGATAACCTTGCAGGTAATGTTTCAAAACATGGAGCGCTTGGGGTAATTTCTTGCGTGGGAAGTGGCTATTACAAAAAAAGTGCCTTTGTGCAAAAAGTCATCAAGCATCGCCCTTTTGATACCATTAATTTTTACTCCAAAGAATCTTTATTTGAAATTTTTAAAAATGCGCGAAAAATTTGTGGCAACAATCCACTTGGTGCAAATATTTTATATGCTATTAACGAATATGGGCGCGTGGTGCGCGATGCTTGTGAAGCAGGCGCAAATATGATTATCACGGGTGCAGGATTGCCTACTAATATGCCGGAATTTACAAGCAATTTCCCCAATGTAGCACTCATTCCCATTGTCTCATCAGCCAAAGCTTTGAAAATTTTGTGTAAGCGTTGGGAGGGGAGATACAAAAGAATCCCCGATGCAGTAATTGTAGAGGGACCACTTAGTGGCGGACACCAAGGTGTGAGTTATGAAGACTGCTTTAAACCCGAATATCAGCTTGAAAGCATTGTCCCTGAAGTGCTAGAAGAAAGTAAAAAATGGGGTGAGATTCCAATTGTTGCTGCAGGGGGAATTTGGGATAGAAGCGATATTGACAAAATAATGGCATTAGGAGCAAGTGGAGTGCAAATGGGAACGCGATTCTTAGGATCAGAAGAATGCGATGCTCCCTATTACAAAGAACTAATGCCAAAAATTAAAAAAGAAGATATTGAACTTATTAAATCACCCGTTGGTTACCCAGCAAGAGCTATTGTTACAGGCATTATTAAAGAATTACGCGAGGGTAAAAAACCTAAAATTGCTTGTATTAGCAACTGCGTTTCACCTTGTAACCGCGGACAAGAAGCAAAAAAAGTGGGCTATTGTATAGCTGATGGTTTAGGCGATGGGTATCTTGGCGATCCGATCAATGGATTATATTTTACCGGAGCTAATGGATACCGAATTGAGAAAATCCAAAGCGTCAAAGAAATCCTTGATGAATTAACACAATGCTAAGAATCATCGCTTTATTTTTCTGTTTTTTTCATTTTGCTTGGGGCGGTATTTTAGAAATCCAATCTATTAAGCAAACCACAAATGGAGTTGCTCTAAATTTTAACCAAACCATTGAAAAAAAAGATTTCAAAAGCTTTGTCCTAGAAAATAAAGAGGGATTTCGCTATGTCTATGATATGCCAGCAGTCCTTATGGGCAAGGCAAAACTTTTAGAATTTGAAGGAGAGATTAGCTTAAGAATCGCACAAAACTCTCCAACAAAAGTGCGCTTAGTTATCCAAAGCCCCAAAAAACTAACCATTTCTTTAAATACTTCTAAAAAGCAAGCTCGCTTTTCTTTTCTTAAAGAAATCTCTATCCCATCGCTATTTGAAAATAACGCAAAACAGGAATCTTTAAAAAAAGATCGCAAAACAATAGTAATTGATCCTGGACATGGTGGAAAAGATTGTGGAGCTATTGGGGTTAATAAGACATGTGAAAAAATTATTGTGCTAAGCATTGGAAAATATCTAAGAGATATCCTGCAAGAGCGTGGCTACAAGGTCTATATGACAAGAAGTGGCGATAAATTTATCAAACTGCGAGAAAGAACGAGTTTTGCCAATGACAAAGAGGCTGATTTGTTTATTTCAATCCATGCTAATGCCATTGTTGATAATAAAAATTCGCTAGAAGGGGTGGAGAGCTATTTTCTCTCAACTGCAAGAAGCGAAAAAGCAAAAAATGTTGCTGCACTAGAAAATAAAGATGACATTGAATCTATGAATTACTTTTCTAAACAATCTGTTTTAAATACTCTAAATACCCAAAGAATCATTGCCTCAAACCGACTTGCCATTGACATACAATATGGAATGCTACAATCTTTAAGAAAAAACTATAAAATTGTTGATGGTGGAGTTAGGGAAGGTCCTTTTTGGGTTTTGGTGGGAGCTTTGATGCCATCAGTTTTGCTGGAAGTTGGATATATCACACACCCAACAGAAGGCAAACGACTAACACAAACCGCATTCCAAAAAAATATTGCCAAAGGAATTGCTGATGGCATTGATAATTACTTCATAAAAAATCCATAGAGGCAAAAAATGCGCAAAATTGCTTTACAAACCACTCTTTTTTCGTCATTATTTTTTATTTTAGCTATTTTTACCCTTTTAACATTGCTATTAAGCGGAATTGTTTGGGATTTTAGGCAAATGTTTAGACTTGTTACACAACCTTATGGTGTGTATTATTGCATCGGAATCACATTTTTAGCTTGTGGAATCATTATAAGCCTTTTTCATATGGCGCGAATCTATTCTAGCCACTTACCAAAATTCTATAGTGTGGCAATTTTGGTAGCTTTATGCCTTTTTGCTTTGCAACTATATTATGAGTTTTTTTGGCTTAAGCGATTTACTTATGATATTTTTTCGCTAGAAGATTCTTTAAAATTCACTAAAGAAAGTATTTTCAAAAAAGACTTTTATCAGCTCTATTTAGATTATAGCGTTTATTGTTTCTTTATTGTTTTTCCTTTTGCCATTTATCTTTTTCAGCTCAATTTTGACAAAAACACAAAAATTGGCAGAATCTTACAACTCACACAACCTAGCTTAAATGTCATCATTGTTGCTTTATCTGGCTTTGCTATTATGCCTTTTTTTAAAAATGGCGCACTGGGCTATGTAGATTTAGTGCTTATGTTAGCTGGGTTATCAATGGTAATGTTTCTTTGTTGGAAGCGTAAATATCTCATTAGCTCCTATGAGTTTTTTAACCTATTTCTTTTATGGGCAATCTGCCTTATTGTGCTTTTTATCTCCCATACTTTTGTTGATGGAGAATCATACTTTGAAATGCGAAAGGCATTTTATTTTCTTATGCTTTTTGGGTGGTGCAGTAGCTGGATGACAAAACTAACCACCAAAACTTCGATTTGATTCCCCTTTTATTTAAATCCACAAAAAATAAATACAATTTTTTTCTAATTTATCTTGACTTTTGTAAAATATAAGTATATAATTCTGGCTTTTAATCCGGATTAGCTCAGCGGTAGAGTAGGCGGCTGTTAACCGCTTGGTCGTAGGTTCGAATCCTACATCCGGAGCCATCATTAATCTCTTTCAATAGCTTCTTTACATAATCAAAAATCAAACCTTTAATCTTTAAAAGTTTTAAAAATAAAAGAAATGAAACTATCAATTATTAGGTAAGTTACCCCCTACTTAAAAAAAGCAAGAGCTCCCAAACTAATGTTAGCTAACACAAAAGACTTTTTGTTTATAGGCTAATTCCTAACCCAAATAACTGCAGAGAATTTGCCATTACACCTTGCTTTTATTCTAAGTATTGGAAGAATGGATAGAATGAAGAAGAAATGTAGATATTTAAATCAACTCCTAAGCAAGAATCTATTTTTTTAGCTTTTAAATAGATTCTCTCTTTCTTTTCTGGGTCTCTGTTTTTATTTTATATAGCAAATATAACTAAATTTAATTATAGAATGCTATATTTTAAAGTAATTTTTTATACCGCCAAAGTGGTGGTGCAACTCATCTCCTACCTAAGAGGCAAGAGTTTTCTTGCTTGTGGTTTGAAAAACCTATAAATACCCCCAAAATTAATTATTTTATTTATTTGCTCCAAGTCCGAATACCTTGATTTGTGTTAATTGTAGTTTCCAAGACCGAATCCATACTGCAACCAATTGGCAATTTAATCTCTTCAGAAAATGCCATTTCTTTTGGCAAATCTTTTTCTAGGGTAAATTTGGGTAACAAACTATCAACAAGTGCAATGCCCAACATATTACCATAGCCTAAAAGCATACTCATTTCGCCCGTTAAAGCAATCTTGCAATTTCCCCTATTAACACTTACAGAATTGATAACAATATCATTTTTTGCTTGAATTTTAAGTGTAGGTTGCGAAATATTCTCATAACTTTCATATGTAAGCTCACGCGCTAAATACTCATCTGGATTTTTTCTCCACAACCACTTAAAAGTGTAACCAACGCCAAAGCACCTAAAGCCATCTTGAAATTAATCTTTTTCATTTACCCTCCTTATTTTAAATTTTCTTTACCATACACCCAAAGCATATGATCCATTTGCCTATTATTAAATTCCTCCAAACCATAAAAAGTTCTAATTTCTTTAATAGCCTTTAGCAGATTCTCATAATTTTTTAAGCTATTTTGACTAAGCTTAAAAGAACAAAATTTATCTTTATTATTAAAATGAATTAAGCTCTTTTGGACAAAGCTATCAAAAATAATGTATTTATCTTTATTGTGATGAAAGCAATATTTACTCGCAAAAGAATATAAAAATGCTTGTTTGCCTTTAGAGTTTGTAAAATTTGCAATTTTTTCAATAACGCCCGTATCGCCCACTTTTAAAGCTTTATCAATACTTAAATTTAGGATTTTCTCAACAACCTCATGTATTCCATAAATTTTTAAATTTGTGCTATAAAAGCTGTCCAAAACACAAACCTTTAAAAGCACAGATTTTTTATCATTATTGCTTGGATATTGTGAAAAAATATCCACAATCACTTCTTCTTGATCTCTATAATGTTCATATTCCTTAGAATCATCGTATTCTGCTAAAGCTTCAAGTAAAGCTTGTTTAGCATTCTCTCTCATTTTACTCCTTTTTGCTAAAGAGAAAAATTTTACCCCCCCCCATTAGAAAATGCTTAAATTAAAAATTTTATCAATAATATTGTAAGCGAGATTTCTATTTAATTATTTTTTTAAATTCCATAATAATATTTATTATTAAATTTAAAAAAAGGAAGAATGTGATGATATATAAAAAGAGTTTGGGTTATATTTCTATAGCCTTATTTTTAATACTTAGCACAACCAATGCAAATGTTGCCAAACATTTCAAAGACTAAGAAGCCTTTGGGGTGAGGCTTGTGCGATAGGGCAAGAATCTTTTACTTAGAATTTCTTGCAAAAAATCATCTAGCTAATAAAATCTTCTTTGGGGAAAAACTCTGCGATCCAATCACATTGCTTTTCATCATAATTCTCTGATGCTCGAATCTTAAAGCGATTATTATCTTCTACAACTTCAAAAAATCTTTCAGGATTCTCTTTATTAAATAACACCCTAAGAAATTCTTCTTGCTCATTATTATAAAACTTGAATCTAATCATCGTTTCTGCTGATCCAATCTCTCCACGAATTATAACTTTAGCCTCCAAAACAGCCTTATCAATATTCCTTAAAAGTCTTTCGTTATGATAATTAATATTAACAATATCACGATATTCCTCTAGGAGTTTTTGATAATTTTTAAGCGATTTATCATATTGATCTACAATATTTTGAAGATTTTTTGGAATAGATTTGCCTTGAAGAGTATAAGTAATTTTATGCACTTTATTTTGCATAGTAAATAAAAAAGTATAAATCTCATCCATTCTCTTTCTTAAATGTTTAATATTAACCTGCAACTGCTTTTTTAACACTAAATATTCTGTTCTATCTTTTTTATTAAATGCAAATTTAGCAGGATTGCACTCAAAGAGATTGTGCTCCCCCAAAATATTATCCACCACTAAAGAATAACGAAAATAAATTTCATTATAAGATCGGACATTTTTCACATAAATATAATCAGCAACAATCTTTCCACCAAGCATACTCTCCACATAAGCTATTTTAGCCTCTACAATGCCTTTTTCTAGAACATCAATCACTGCTATATCGGCTTTAACATTTCCTTTATGCGATTTAATATAGGCGATTTTAGCTTCAATTTTTGAATCAAAATGAGTTAAGCCATCAATTTTTAGTATTTTAAAAAGATTGG from the Helicobacter colisuis genome contains:
- a CDS encoding RelA/SpoT family protein codes for the protein MEFLKKVATITTPQKAIELLYSMLEITPNIEKAIAFATEAHKNQKRRSGEPYIVHPLLVSCIVAHFGGDEVMVCAALLHDVVEDTDYTLEDVKKNYGEDVASLVDGLTKIVAIRAEELPASHSNEKLVVAALSFRKMLITSVKDVRVLVVKLCDRLHNMLTLGALPPNKQRRISEETLVVYAPIAHRLGISTLKNELEDRSFYYIFPEEYRKIQDYFLNHKQAIQLKLNAFMQKVKKSLIQSGVPEGDFILQSRVKRHYSIYLKMQRKGISIEEVLDLLAIRVIVKNELDCYKVLGILHLKFKPIMSRFKDYIALPKENGYQTIHSTLFDDSAIFEVQIRTENMHRSAEYGIAAHWIYKIGGNSGPSLDWLNKLQFQNNSVEEFYELVKNDLYREDIVVFSPDGDNYSLPIGAVALDFAYAVHTDIGNRAKEAYVNNQKTSLLTTLKSGDIVKIITAKETILRCSWMDAVKTSRAKNQIRINCASRIKEIERKSAINIIATIFDKGAEEIEEFTKESGLDESIHKATTDIAFLKDIKNRIKNYYKQKAGFLTQIKIRILKLKELHFDNLVIQTNHNINQAVFDYCCHPKFGDGIIAFKNGSKAFVHHKLCDRAYLEIQKGVKMLYVNWLGDRLQTYKLIVALENQKGVLANFLQFLAKCDINVLGVELGSQKSTYATHCEVRFESHIADVKELKNLFGNHYKIIDVYALKDAYAN
- a CDS encoding nitronate monooxygenase, producing the protein MLSKPQLKPLKIGKYTIPFPIIQGGMGVGISWDNLAGNVSKHGALGVISCVGSGYYKKSAFVQKVIKHRPFDTINFYSKESLFEIFKNARKICGNNPLGANILYAINEYGRVVRDACEAGANMIITGAGLPTNMPEFTSNFPNVALIPIVSSAKALKILCKRWEGRYKRIPDAVIVEGPLSGGHQGVSYEDCFKPEYQLESIVPEVLEESKKWGEIPIVAAGGIWDRSDIDKIMALGASGVQMGTRFLGSEECDAPYYKELMPKIKKEDIELIKSPVGYPARAIVTGIIKELREGKKPKIACISNCVSPCNRGQEAKKVGYCIADGLGDGYLGDPINGLYFTGANGYRIEKIQSVKEILDELTQC
- a CDS encoding N-acetylmuramoyl-L-alanine amidase family protein; this encodes MLRIIALFFCFFHFAWGGILEIQSIKQTTNGVALNFNQTIEKKDFKSFVLENKEGFRYVYDMPAVLMGKAKLLEFEGEISLRIAQNSPTKVRLVIQSPKKLTISLNTSKKQARFSFLKEISIPSLFENNAKQESLKKDRKTIVIDPGHGGKDCGAIGVNKTCEKIIVLSIGKYLRDILQERGYKVYMTRSGDKFIKLRERTSFANDKEADLFISIHANAIVDNKNSLEGVESYFLSTARSEKAKNVAALENKDDIESMNYFSKQSVLNTLNTQRIIASNRLAIDIQYGMLQSLRKNYKIVDGGVREGPFWVLVGALMPSVLLEVGYITHPTEGKRLTQTAFQKNIAKGIADGIDNYFIKNP
- the tyrS gene encoding tyrosine--tRNA ligase; this encodes MSVESQIKTALAEIQRGTQEIIGLEYIEKLIRDYFENGKTFKVKAGFDPTAPDLHLGHTVLLQKLATFQKYGGIVCFLIGDFTGMIGDPTGKSETRKPLNKEQVLANAKTYEEQVYKVLDSSKMEIAFNSKWLDSLGTRGMIELAAKFSVARMLERDDFEKRFKNQNPISIVEFFYPLLQGYDSVALECDIECGGTDQKFNLLMGRHLQRAYGIPKEQSVVMVPLLEGLDGVHKMSKSLGNYVGITQEPKEMFGRLLSISDTLMWRYYELLSSKSLAEIQKIKEGVKNGVLHPKTAKENLALEIIARYYDEQKAKEAKEEFDKVFSKDEMPSQMPTFEKSSGIWIAQLMSECGLCASNSEALRLIKQGGVKIDGQKLEDSKLNLQTGEYVIQAGKRKFVRAIIK